TTTGTTACCTGCTTGGCCCCTTGATGGCATTTCAGTTTGTGACTCTTGGTTTACGTGATCACGAAGCCAAAACTGTTTAGGAAGGAAGCAAAATCaagacagattaaaaataaaaataaaaaataaaaggctgggcaccgtggctcacgccctcccagcacgttgggaggcaaaggtgggcagataacttgaggtcagcagttcaagaccagcctggtcaacatgatgaaaccacatctctactaaaactacaaaaattcgccaggcgtggtggtgggcacctgtaatgccaggtatttgagagggaggcaggagaatcacttgaacctgggaggtggaggttgcagtgagccgagatcacaccactgcactccagcctgggtgacagagcaagactctctctcaaaaaataaaataaaataaaataaaataaaataaaataaaataaagagccgagcacgctggctcacacctgtaatcccacacttcgGGAGAaagaggtggcaggattgcttgagcccaggagtttgataccagcctaggtaacatggcaaaatcccatcgcaattttaaaaaaaatttaaaaaagaataatagggctgggcacgatggctcatgcctgtaatcccagcactttgggaggccaagatgaacggatcacctgaggttgggagtttgcgaccagcctgaccaacatggagaaaccccatctccactaaaaatacaatattagcaggtcgtggtggcacatacctgtaatcccagctactcggaaggctgaggcaggagaatcgcttgaacctgggaggtggaggttgtggtgagccaagatcgtgccattgcactccagcctgggcaacaagagtgaaattccatctaaaaaaaaaaaaaaagaaagaaagaaataaggtaTTTTacataaagattaaaaagaaattaaaaccattATTTGAAGATAATGGCTTAAACAGAAACTCTGCAAATCCTTAGAATAAGAAAGttcaggccaggtgtagtggcttgtgcctgtaatcccagtgcattgggaggctaaggtcggaggattgcttgagcccaggagtttgagacaagccgggtcaacataatgagatcgcatctctacaaaaaattgaaaaatgagccaggtgtggcagtgcatgccagtagtcctggctactcaggaggctgaggtgggaaggtcacttgagcctgaagagttcaaggctacagtgttatgatcatgccactgcactgcactccagcctgggagacagagcaagaccctgagaccctgtctcaaaaaacaaaataaaaaaccctcACTATATTGAACACAACATCAATGTTCAATAGCCATTCCCCTTCtccttttctaataaaattccACTTTTTTGTGTTCCATCCCAGGACCACGATTTATCTAAACTGGTCATTCTGGATCAATAAGTttggctaaaaataaataatatcgaAATTGGTCACAggaaatctattcttttttttttttttttttgagacgaagtctcactctgtcacccaggctggagtgcagcagcatgatcttggctcactgcaacctctgcctcccgggttcaagcaattctctgcctcagcctcccaagtagctgggattacaggcgcctgccaccacgcctggctagtttttgtatttttagtagagatggggtttcaccatcttggccaggctggtcttgaactcctgaccttgcgttctacccgccttggcttcccaaagtgctgggtctgtcacccaggctggagtgcaatggtgcaatcatggctcactgcagcgtcaacctccctgggctcagatgattctcccaccttagcctctcaagtagctgggattaaaggcatatgccaccatgcccagctaatttttctattttttttgtagagacagggcatccctaccttgcccaggctggtcttgaactcctggtttcaaaggatcctcctgcttcagcctcccaaagcactgggtcTATTATTCCCTTTCATATTCAAACTTAATTCTGCATTTTCAAGGCCTTGAATTTTCAAGGGCAGCTTTTTCTGTCCCTGAACTTAATCTTCAGCTCCTCTCACCTcctgggaggttggggggtggggaagaaaagtcccaaccctctaatcctgcTTTGGTCTTTTGCtgccagcccccatcctgaagctaccagTCAATTTGTTTGCATACAAGAAGATatcactttggagattctaaGTGTATACGAGGAAATgaggtcaaagaccaaatatatatatttcactataTCACACTTCAAACTTTTGTTTACTGTTTCCCTTCTCCTACTCTATTATAAACCTTTGAGGGTGGGGACTGTgagttatttatctttatattcccAGTGTCAAGAGTGTTTAGCTATAATGGGAATGAATCTCAAAGTTTCTTGAATAAATGACAAGAAGAATCATAGTTGCATGAACTAAATTCATTATTCTCAGTCCTTGAGGTAAATGAATATATTGATATTATGTCTGCTTACTCTTTTTTtgcgagagagagaaagaggagggagggagggaaggaaggaaaaaaggaaggaaggcgaaaagagagaaagacagaaaagagagagaaaaagagagagaaagaaggaaggggagggaaggaaggaaaagaaggagggaagaagggaaagggagggagaggaagaaaagaaagaagaaggaaggaaagaaagaaagaagaaaaggagggaggaaggaacgaagaaagggaaagaaggagggagggagggaaatgaaggaaagaaagaaaaaagaaagaaagaaaaaagaaagaagaaaaggagggaggaaggaaggagggagggaaggatggaagaaagggaaagaaggagggaggaagggacatgaagagaataaagaaagaaagaagaaaagaaaagaaaaaagaaaagaaaagggagggctCTGCGGGTGGCGGCGGCGCGGGGAGCCGGTTGCAGGCCGAGATGCTGCAGATGGACCTGATCGACGCGACGGGGGACACTCCCGGGGCCGAGGACGACGAGGAGGACGACGACGAGGAGCGCGCGGCCCGGCGGCCGGGAGCGGGGCCGCCCAAGGCCGAGTCCGGCCAGGAGCCGGCGTCCCGCGGCCAGGGCCAGAgccaaggccagagccagggCCCGGGCAGCGGGGACACGTACCGGCCCAAGCGGCCCACCACGCTCAACCTCTTTCCGCAGGTGCAGTTGTCTCAGGACACACTGAATAATAATTCTCTGGGCAAAAAGTACAGTTGGCAGGATCGGGTGTCTCGATCATCCTCACCCCTGAAGACAGGGGAGCAGACACCACCGCATGAACCCATTTGCCTGAGCGATGAGCTGCCCCCCCAGAGCAGCCCCGCCCCCACCACAGATCGAGGCACCTCCACCAACAGCCCACGCTGCTGGTAGATGAGCACGCGCAGCTGGAGCTGGTGAGCCTGCGGCCGTGCTTCGGAGACTACAGTGACGAGAGTGACTCGGCCATCGTCTACGACAACTGTGTCTCCGTCTCCTCGCCCTATGAG
The window above is part of the Homo sapiens chromosome 17 genomic scaffold, GRCh38.p14 alternate locus group ALT_REF_LOCI_1 HSCHR17_1_CTG5 genome. Proteins encoded here:
- the LOC124905344 gene encoding C-Jun-amino-terminal kinase-interacting protein 1-like is translated as MKRIKKERRKEKKKEKKREGSAGGGGAGSRLQAEMLQMDLIDATGDTPGAEDDEEDDDEERAARRPGAGPPKAESGQEPASRGQGQSQGQSQGPGSGDTYRPKRPTTLNLFPQVQLSQDTLNNNSLGKKYSWQDRVSRSSSPLKTGEQTPPHEPICLSDELPPQSSPAPTTDRGTSTNSPRCW